One region of Erythrolamprus reginae isolate rEryReg1 chromosome 8, rEryReg1.hap1, whole genome shotgun sequence genomic DNA includes:
- the GPR83 gene encoding G-protein coupled receptor 83, protein MDRHMHISSPHDWVGRSNSTHSILFPFCNPSSLDEELDVKPKGQFESSAGYGEESQSQAVKVLLIVAYLAIICISLFGNVVVCHVVVKNKRMSSVTSLFIMNLAAADILITLLNMPFTLVRFVSSTWVFGKPMCHISRFVQYCSIHVSALTFAAIALDRHQVIMHPFKPRMSLVKGGLCILVIWVMASCFSLPYGIYQDLVRLPYGNKTVRMACLSSFPPPTDLYWKYLDLTTFVLLYLLPLSVISVTYISVAKKLWMRNTIGDVTMDQYYAHQWKKRTTLKMLMVVVMVFGICWFPLNFYLILISSQAIHHNNGLYFAFHWFAMSSACYNPFIYCWLNEGFRTELRALLGVCCKKQTSSSQSLRSVSADFRLSWECNYCCKQEAATQRTRQLSHRNSAQTDISVIELIRTGS, encoded by the exons ATGGACAGGCACATGCATATCTCTTCACCACACGACTGGGTGGGGAGATCCAACAGCACCCACTCCATCCTCTTTCCATTTTGCAACCCCTCTTCTTTGGACGAGGAACTGGATGTCAAGCCCAAGGGACAATTTGAGAGCAGTGCTGGCTATGGAGAGGAATCGCAGAGCCAGGCGGTGAAAGTTCTCCTGATTGTGGCTTATTTGGCCATTATTTGCATCTCGCTTTTCGGCAACGTTGTCGTGTGCCACGTGGTGGTCAAGAACAAGAGGATGTCCTCAGTCACCAGCCTTTTCATTATGAACTTGGCTGCCGCCGATATCCTGATCACCCTCCTGAACATGCCTTTCACCCTG GTGCGATTTGTCAGCAGTACCTGGGTTTTTGGGAAACCGATGTGCCATATAAGTCGCTTTGTCCAGTATTGCTCCATCCACGTATCTGCACTGACCTTTGCTGCCATTGCTCTGGACCGCCACCAG GTTATAATGCATCCCTTCAAGCCCCGAATGTCCCTTGTGAAAGGAGGGCTGTGCATCCTGGTCATTTGGGTGATGGCCAGCTGCTTCTCTCTGCCGTACGGCATCTACCAGGACCTGGTGAGGCTGCCTTATGG GAACAAGACCGTGCGGATGGCATGCCTTTCCAGCTTCCCTCCTCCAACAGATCTCTACTGGAAGTACTTGGACTTGACCACTTTTGTGCTTCTTTATCTCCTGCCCTTGTCAGTGATCTCTGTCACTTACATATCGGTGGCCAAGAAACTCTGGATGAGGAACACCATCGGTGATGTGACCATGGACCAATACTATGCCCACCAGTGGAAAAAGAGGACGACCCTGAAGATGTTGATGGTGGTCGTGATGGTGTTTGGGATCTGCTGGTTCCCCCTAAATTTCTACTTGATCCTCATCTCCAGCCAAGCTATTCATCACAACAATGGCCTTTACTTTGCTTTCCACTGGTTTGCAATGAGTAGTGCCTGCTACAACCCCTTTATTTACTGCTGGCTCAATGAAGGTTTCCGCACAGAACTCAGGGCCCTGCTAGGAGTGTGCTGTAAAAAGCAGACTTCCAGTAGTCAGTCCCTCCGGTCCGTATCAGCTGACTTCAGGCTCAGCTGGGAATGCAATTATTGCTGCAAACAAGAGGCCGCCACTCAGCGGACAAGGCAGTTGTCTCACAGGAACTCTGCACAGACTGACATCTCTGTTATCGAGCTGATCAGAACAGGCAGCTAG